The genomic DNA GGCAAAGGCAGCCCAGtccacctcgcccgccgAAACGCGTTCGTGGGCATGTTCATGATGCGGCTCATGTCCACCCTTGGTCTCCAACCAGTGCTTGAGATTATGTGACACGAGATCGAAACcgccgaagaggaggaagatggacATGGCAAACCCAGCGAGAACCTCGGCTCTCTCGAGGCCAAAGGGATGCCGGACACTGCTGCGGCGCCAGACTTCGAAATTGCCAAGAACATCGACAGCGACACAGACGGCGGCACTACCAGCATCGAAAAAGACGAGGTGGGACAACGCCATCATGGCGAGGGAGCCCTccgagatgaagaagagccACGACGCGACGGCCAAGTGACACAGGCTCCAGTAAAGCCTGACGCGCTGGTCGCGGGACATGCTTTTCCATGCTTCTCGAACCGTGGGCacagggagggaggcgggGAGGACGGGCGGCGGTCGTTGAGGGGGCTCCTGGAAGATCTGGTGCTGGGTCGAAATGGAACTGTGCTTGTAGCGGTGGCCACGACGCTGACCTATGTTCTGCGAGGCGCCATTGTTAGCGGTCAATTGCCGGGTGGTGGAGACTGAGGAAGCGCGCATCATCAATCCACGACGTTGTCTCCAGACGTACCGACTTTACAGGCGAGGTTGAGATGACCTGCGTCTGGAAGTTGAACGGGCCCGGGACGGTCGAGCCCCCAGCTGAGGGAGGGTCATCTTCGGCCATGGCTGGTGTCGCTGTGTCTGGTCGAAGCAAGCCAAGCTTCAGGTTGGCAGGAGCGAGAAGTCCAGGGCTGCCTGAAGGTATCGATGCTACGCGAGGGGGGTAGGAGGTGCTACAGTCGTTGCCGTGGTCCTCgtctttgtcgtcgtcgtcgtcgatgcttATAGATGGGAAGGCGAGCAGAGGAGGGGGACCGACGACATGGGTTGTCGATGCGTTATCGCCTTTGCCGTAACCGCTTTGGGGGCTCGGTGGGGTGGGGGTTGCAGCAGGTCGTCTTAGGCTCGGAGGGGTGGAGGGAGAAGATAGGCCTGGTGCAGCAGGGCTGGAATCCATGGAACCTCTTTTTACTTCTTCCCAGCAACCTGTGGCATTCACAGGGAAGAAATGTGAGAGAAGGAACGGTGTCTGCGACAAGATCAACGGCGGTGATATCCCCGACAATAGCCGGCATTCATtttatgtgtgtgtgtgcgcgcgcgcgaggcCGCCAGAGGCGATGCCCAGGGAATTGGCTGCTCTGAGTCTGCTTACGAAGACAAAAAGAACACAAGAATAATATGAGACGATAGGTGCAATCAACGATCGACAAGCGCCTCCAGGACGGGAAGGTTAGGTTAGGATTTCAATCTGGAGTATCCGTAGGTTCCAACCAAAGAAGGGACGGAGACATGTCTCCAGGTTCCTTCCTCCCCCACAAATTGAGTCTTGCTTAGTTGCATGTGACGCTCAGAGATATGCTCCTATACCGAATGCATGCCTTGTGTAGCCATAAAACAGAGGTTTGTGTACATCTCAGATCTCAGGGGCACGCCAACACCCACTTTCCGCAGCGACCGCCCCGTAGCGGAAGCGACATTGACTTTCATCACCCAT from Colletotrichum higginsianum IMI 349063 chromosome 3, whole genome shotgun sequence includes the following:
- a CDS encoding cation diffusion facilitator family transporter, with amino-acid sequence MDSSPAAPGLSSPSTPPSLRRPAATPTPPSPQSGYGKGDNASTTHVVGPPPLLAFPSISIDDDDDKDEDHGNDCSTSYPPRVASIPSGSPGLLAPANLKLGLLRPDTATPAMAEDDPPSAGGSTVPGPFNFQTQVISTSPVKSNIGQRRGHRYKHSSISTQHQIFQEPPQRPPPVLPASLPVPTVREAWKSMSRDQRVRLYWSLCHLAVASWLFFISEGSLAMMALSHLVFFDAGSAAVCVAVDVLGNFEVWRRSSVRHPFGLERAEVLAGFAMSIFLLFGGFDLVSHNLKHWLETKGGHEPHHEHAHERVSAGEVDWAAFAAITSTAISAYGLKNHARIARIMRVSWLAKLPTHFSNIFHFLTVFFSSLLLLLPLLSIKSYIWLDRTLCAAIAASMFLFGAKLAMAQAMMLLMSYGGIGGNEGVSSVMRDIEAEPGVARIEDAQFWQVHYGLCMANLKICVAKGCDEGAISKLRSRICTLIQNRLGEGYGRGTSLRWEVTLQTSVDATF